TATTTTATTTGTCGagatttgataaataattgaagacTTCCTTTTTGAAGACTTGCAAGCTGTTCGAATTTACCATTTCACGTGGAAGTTCTTCCCAAAGTCTTATTACAGTCACCAAAAAAGATTTTTCCAAGTAGCTCGTAGTAAAAAGAGGTAATTGGAAGGAGGTATGTTTCCTTGCAGCTAATTGATTTGAATGTCGAACGTCTGTTTCCTCAACAAACAAGTCACGCAAATACTCCGGTTTTCCATTTGCTagtaatttatacaaataGCAAACTGCATAATAAAGTCGACGATACCTAATTGTAAGTCATCCCAGTTCTTGACGGTAAGGACTAATATGGTCATATTTTTTGAGAttgaagataaatttaattgaagagTTGACAGCTCGCTGTAGCTTCAGATTATTCTCTGAAGTCGAATCAATAAGAACAATAGAGCAGTAATCAATTAGAGGTAGGATAGTAGCTGTTACCAGGAGTTTTCTTATCTCAgtagtataaatattttttcggacCTTAAGACTATGAAGAGCAAAATTAACTTTCCTGGTAGTCTGTAAGATGTGACTATTCCAGgataaattttgatcaattatGAACCCTAAGCACTTTGTAGAATTCACGTAAGGAATTTGTGAGTTGTCAATTTGAATAGGAGGAACATCCAGGGATTGTAATTGTTTCAATTTACTACTAGATCCCAAAATCATCGCCGTAGTTTTAGACAAATTAATCATCAATCCATGAGACCGTGCCCAATCGGCAATTGCTTGTGAATCAGCAGTGACTTGTTGAACCGCATCATGGAACTGGTAAGCGAAGCAATGTCGGTAGATGTACATGTCGTCAGCAAACAGGCCATATTTACAAAAGATTATCCACCTGGCCACAGAGTTTataacgattaaaaataaaattgggcCAAGTACAGAGCCTTGAGGAACACCCGACGAGGTTTTTAAAAGTTCAATTGGAGTTCCATGGTCGTTTAGTATGGATTGGGAACGGTTTGACAAATAGGAGAAAAACCAATTTATCACTTATCTAGAGAAACCTAGTTCATACAGAGAAGTTAGAATTACTTTGGGATCAACGTAATCAAAGGATTTACTCGGGTCAAATAGCACCAGTATAGTGAATTGGTTCTTATCCATTGCTCCGTCGTCTGTGAATTTTCATAATGCCGTTTGCGTACTGCGATGTTTACGAAATCCTGATTGACACCGATCAAGTAATGAATTGTCTTCCAGGTAAGTTACTAGCTGATTTGCAACTATTCTTTCAAACACTTTTGCTCAATGAGACAGATTTGCTATTGGTCTTGTATCTGAAGGAGATCTGGGCAAAGTTATCTTGTTCAGTGGTATGATGTAAATGATTTTCCAAATCTCAGGAAAGATACAGGTGTCAAGCGATCTGTTGAATAGAGCTGTAAGAAATAGGGATATTTGGGGAAGGTGATCTTTTAGCCACCGCAAATCTAATCCATCTGGACTATTACCCTTAGACTTCATGAGAGTTAATTGAAGAGCCTTTGTGACATCGACGATATCAATCTTTTCCCAATGAAATGAACAATCAACCTGGCGTTGGAAAGAGATCGGCAAACTGTCTAAAAACTCACTGTTTACAGCTGGATGCTTCCTAACTATACTTGCATAGTACTCATTTAGTTCTAGTGCATCAAAAAAGTTTAGGGGTGAAGAAGGATTTGTTTTAGTGAGACCAAGATGTTTAAGCTTACCCCAGACAGAAAAGCCAAAAGGCAAATTATATAAAGCTGTCTTCAAATAGAACTCTCGTACCTGTGCTATTTCAGCTTTTACATATTTTCGTTTGATTTTATACTGCGTAAGTAAGGTTTGATCATGGTTCCTTTTAGCTCGTTTATAAAGCTCATCACGCTCtttgcatttatttttaagttcttTGGTGAACCAAGGATTACTGCGCcgagaaatattttttgtgtgaTTTGGTGCATGCTGGTCCAAGAGAGCAAGCTCATTTGATTTAAAGATTGATAAGAGTTCATTTGGATCAGATTTTTCTAGTACGGAATTGTCAATTTTTAGAGAGTTAAACAAAGAGTCTGATAGCGCTTGCTGAtcacagttttttaaattccggaACGTAATTTTCTTGCTTATCGGTTGCAGTTGATCCACCTTATATTGACACAGTAAATAATCATGACCATCAGCGAACGGGGAATCAGACTTTGCAAAAAAGACCAACTTATCTTCACTATCAACCAAGATTACATCTAGCCACGAGTCACAGCCGTTCTTATGGAAAGTAGCACCATAAGGTATGCAATGTAGGGAAGATTCAGTAATAAAATCTTTCAAGTGATTTGCAACGTAAGAATTTTCCAGAAGATTGCAGTTTAAATCCCCTGCTATGACAATATTCTTGAAGTTAGGAGCAAGCTTAGagtaaatatcaaaaaattcagtGAGAAACATTCCTTTTGGCCTTCTATATATACATGACAACAAGAGGTGAGAGCCAGTTTTTAAAGTAACCTCAACTATCAGGAATTCAGGCTGGTTTATGTGATCCGACGTTGAAATGTGTAATACTTTGATTTTGAAGGAATTGTGTATCAAGCACGCTACTCCACCACCTCTAACATAACGTCCATTTTCGGCATGTTTTAAAGTTCGGTCTCGTCGAACAACTGTGTATTACCCACATTTTGTTTCGCCTGTCTATCAAATTTCGAATATTCAAGACATCACTTGTTAGATgaggtaattttaaatagttaagAATAGCAGTTGAGATGTCCGTCGGAGGCAGTTTATCAATAACAGGGTCCGGGATGCCTGAGATAACTAATTCAGCCGTGCTTTGGGTTGCCGGAGAATTAGCAGGTGAACTGGAAGTGGATCCTACTGGATTTGGGTTACGCAGAGACGATAGTTTCTCTTGCTTCGATTCCTTATCAGTTTCCACCTGGGATTTTAACTCGGAGAGTTCTCTATCAATCTTGGAAATAGCATCAGCATTCACCTGAACATTCGTAGTGACTTCTTCTAATTTTTCAGTAGTATTAGACTGTTCAGTTTTTAACTCCTCAATCTGAGTACTCAGTTGTTCAAACTTCTTTTTCATGGATTGTTCAGAAGACAGAAGTTGTTCCATCAGAGCTGTCATTTTATCATCCAAGGATTTTCCTGACCAATCTTAAGGTAAGAGCGGCATTGCAGTAGAAGTTGAAGGTGACAGAAATACTGAGTCGTTGCCAGGAGTTAACAAAAGGTTTGGGGTTATAGGAGACTTGTTAGATTTTGAAGCATTTATTGGAGGTGTTGATGGAGATAAAGGATAGGCTGATTTGTAATTCGAGACGGACGATGCACTCGTTTTAGTAGATCTTATCGAGTTAATACGACTTCTTGCTATCGAGCTAGTAGAATCCAAGTTCAGCAAAAGGTTGTTCAAATTTTTCCTGCAGCAATGTGACAGTGGCTTGTTTTTAATATAGTCTTTAGCACAGCTAGGATGGTAATGATGCCTACACGCATTACAAGTAACAGCAGACTTAACAGCTTGTTTACACCGAGTACCAAAATATATCTTTGCAAAAGATAAACATAAAGAATCAGTAGCCTAAAGTCATTAGAAGGGTTATTAATGATTCAAAAGACACTTAAATgtaatacttatatattttttcatactattgggaaatatttaaaattttgatacagaaaaaataaaaattataatcaaaataataattagattattaatttatttatttctactaaaataacaatatgcagttttttaatttttagtcctgattatattcaataaaatatataaattgaagTAGAAATCAATGTAAgcagtaaaaataaagatttatacAAGTTTTGACTCAGATCCGAGCAATAATACacaaatggaaaaaattaaagaatcaaaaaaaattctaaatttttaggcgattttcaacaggctctaactttgagagaaatggtcgtacaagaaaagaaaaaaaaagcaaattgtagctccaagtatctactttttggattggaacttaaaaattttttagcgtcagtggttttagagtaatcttagaaaaaccagcgacaaaaaaattttcacatttttttttttttttttttttttggtctccgggcgtggaaaaaattatttttacttaaccACTATAAGGATCGaataccttcattattcagctttaatttatttttttatggacctcgatacgtccacttctcgccgagatatcggtcttcaaatggaaaaggatccttgtgtctttgattatcgatatctcagaaaccaatgatcgcacagaaagttaatggtgggttttaaaaacttaaataaattcccttcaatgattggccattgctttttcgaaaaaaaatttttttcttatcgtcacatgaatttaaaaatgcaacaaaaaagggctttttgtggttttttggaaaatcaagcgctaaaacgaaaatattgtggaaatcgaaaATGTCGACtttgcattttacagttcaatatgtccacaaaaaccctgtgaagagccagattaatccaaccagccgttttttcgtttcacgcgatcaaattttaaaaaaaattaaaggatcacgttttttgctttgaaaacctcataatctttaacaagataaaaacaaaaattttttcggagctttgtccacaattttattgcagacagtgcttaaatttccagaaaagaaaaaacttctttttcgaaacaaaattttcaaaaaaaaaatttttccaaaaaaattttttttttggaataactttaggaaatttacaaaaccaaaacccaataatttttaacacgtttacgtcactgcattccgtgatttgactgatctctcagtcattaaattaaaaaaaaatttttttttttgaaaattttgttttgaaaaaaaagtcctttcttttttggaaatttaagcactgtctgcaataaaattgtggacaaagctccgaaaaaatttttgttttcatcttgttaaagattatgagcttttcagagcaaaaaacgtgatcctttaatttttttaaaaatttgatcgcgagaaacaaaaaaacggctggttggatgATTCTGGCTCTTCACAGGGTTTTTgcggacatattgaactgtaaaatgcacagtcaacattaacgatttccacaatattttcgtttcagcgcttgattttccaaaaaaccacaaaatgccctttttttgttgcatttttaaattcatgtgacgataggaaaaaatttttttttcgaaaaagcaatggctaatcgttgaaggggatttattcaagtttttaaaacccacgattaactttctgtgcgatcattggtttctgagatatcgataatcaaagacaaaaggatccttttccatttgaagaccgatatctcggcgagaagtggacatatcaaggtccataaaaaaagaaactaaagctgaataattaaGGTGTCCGATCTTCATAatggttaagcaaaaataattttttccacgcccggagaccaaaaaaaaaaaattttttaaatttgaaaatttttttgtcgttggtttttctaagattactcaaaaactgctgacgctaaaaaatttataagttctaatccaaaaagtagatacttggagctacaatttccttttttttctattcttgtacgaccatttctctcaaagttagagcctgttgaaaatcgcctaaaaatttagaatttttttttgatcctttaattttttccattagtgtatataaaatatccgtgaaaaatattaaaaactgtgttttttaaatttttttgttgataataatgattCAAAGTAAAGTTTAAGTTAGATAAAACGATATGGGGATCAAAAGAGACGAAGAGTTGGTATGGTTTTGGACATATTTTAGTGCATTATATTATGAcacccggaaaaaataacatacaatGTTATCTTTTTGACATTTTGACGCCGATGACTTTTGAAATAATCAACCGATTCTAATGTTTAATGttgcaatcgacgcgttttgttGAATTCTAGAACTGATCgaaatttgaaatcgattggttgagtcgtttcaaagatattttagcatttttttctcccacgatatttCTTGACAAATGGTTTGATTTTTATGTTTGAAGTGGCTATCGACGCGTTTTGATAAAGTCTAAAGCTGACCAGATATCTGATCGACCATAATTTTTGTcgcaattataatattatcttttgctaaaaaaatatccatttttaGTTAACTCCATCGGCTGTAAAATTGGAAGTACCCAGATTCACATGGTcacgtgatagattcttggtcaacaaaattttatatgtaatttattaattattgatttgtaGCTATATAAAATGATATATAAGTTCTATACAATTATAACTATGTTAGcgatatacatttataattaagttagttatatttgattataactaagattttaaatttaatcccaTATATCGGGCTGGATCAGACATTAACaagcatggacaggtatgatcaggcctgagtgtatttaacgcttcaggcatggtcagatatgaacaggcatggacaagTATCAACAGGTATGATCAAGCCTGGGCGgttttaacgcttcagacatgaacacgtatgatcaggcctgagcgttcttaacgcttcagacatgaacaagtatgatcaggcctgagcgtatataacgcttcagacatggaCAGACATGAACAAGTATGATCATTTTTCCCAAGTCATTAAACTTTCTATTCAAATCttattcattgatttttgtccaaatttattgatatcatTAAGCTAACCCATGAACAAAACTAAAAAGCCGCTAGTGGGAGCTCAAAGAACTCATAAATACGGATGCATTTAACCCTTTCCCGGTTGGGAGTCTCGAGGAGTCTGGGTATGAGCTGTGTGAGAATAAAACTAATCACAGTTCTTAGTTAGGTTGTGTAAGTATCGGTTTAATCCTATTAGTGCATGCTTGCTCCCccttttactattttttctgcTCCTTCTCTACTAAATAGGCTAGCGCTTTCTTACTTAAAAACGAAGACGTACGATCCAAATCAAGATTAGGGATTCAAGGTCAACGGGGAAAGGGTTAAAGATATCGTCAAGCTCtctttttgagctcgaaaatagtaTTAAGTTTTGGAAATGACTTGCAGGGTCAGCtggtttatatatttatttgtaggtAAATTTGACCAGTTAGTTACGTGCACCGCAATTATCAATATCTCGCTCCAAAATCAGACGAAAATTCTGATTAATCATAACGGCACATCGCATACTTATCTTAATATCATAaatctgttaaaaataaaaattctcgagAAACATCATTCAACGCGTGAACTATATGTAGCACTAGTACCAACGGTTTGTgacacgtaatttttttttttcgagccaaaaataaaaatattgcgaTAGATTTTTTGGCATGACGTTTTATCCTCCTTCTTTCCCTTAAGAACACcgtgaaaaaaatacatttctttcaattgacgttaaaaaaaaatttttgccaaatttacaataacgataataaaaatgaatcttattcataaatatatcacgctggattttttttaaagtattttttcgtCCCCCTCCCCCTTTAAATAATTCCAGAAATATTATTGGTGTACATTGACTGGTGGAACCCTTACAGCCACCCCCAAATTTACCAAATTAATCAAAATCGTGTTTTTAAATATGCCACTTTGGATTTTTTGGCACTACTTCTGATTGCCTCAAACGAACACCTTTTGAATACTATAAGTGtaaattgaatgaaataacCCTTACAGTCACTCCCAAActtagtaaattaatattaaatcgtGTTTATCTGTATGTACTTTTGAGAATTTCTTTACTttgttcaattatttcaattccatttaaACTCATTGTAatcattgattttaatatttagatATTGTAACGTAATATTCTCTTATATACTCAATAAacccaataattactcaaaaaagTTCTAACTCAACAAATTTACTCAATAACTCCAAACTCAAATTACACAAAATCGGGCTACATTACACATCTTCTCCAGATCCTGACGGGCGCCAGCTGACTTTTATTTCCCCGGTATCGGCAACCAGTCTAAAtgtacacgtaaattaaaacctaAAAACTATATTCTTTAGAGATGAGAGACATGACCGGTGGTAGCGGCATGTCTTGGAGCCCTCAGTATGCTAGGTTGTGGAGAGAGCGTCGCGGTTCTTTTCATATGAAAGAAGCCGATTAATTAACCAATATAAAAgacataaaataacaaaacaaaactaaataaaatacaataaagatGACGCGAGAGTGACGCGGGGGGCCCAAAAGACCCGCGGTCCAGTACTCTCGGTACATCACGCGAACAAATACCTGAATACAACATCGGGAACCTCTCGACGACGACAAATCCCAAAACTTAATACACCACAagataaactataaaataaaatataaataaataatgcggtAATTTACGACAACTATTACGACAAACGGCTCCAAGAGCATAATACACAGAGCCACAAGCTCCAAAACGACAACAGTCCACGGTTGCGGTCGAGGTCCACCATGGCGACCCTCCGACTCACCACCGCTTACTCTAAGACTCCAAACTCGACTACCAGGTTGACTCGTTCACGAACGACGCCAAGTCTCAACTTACTTACTCGCCGGTAGTCACACAACTGTTACACGATAATCTCCCACTAACTCACTCGCTCCATTCCTTCTCTTTCAATCTTACATTCTTGCTTCTCCATCCATTCTTACTTTTACAAACATACAAGCCGTGGACTCACGGGCCTTCCCGTACTGTCACTCCCCGTGATATCCGAAGTTAGCGAATTGTTGGCTTCTTCGAGCATCGCAAGCAAGGCCGGCCATCTCCCCAATAAACGTACACGTACCCCAGCTAACTCCGGGTACCACCGCGAAGGGGCGGCGACATCTCAGTCGCACCTCCGTGATCACTACGTCAACCCCGAGGGCTAAGCCTGGGCCTAGTCGTCATCACTGGTCGGAAGGCACGTTATCTTGGCCACTATCCGCGACACAGCTAGACATCCCCCGTTAAATCCACGCTCTACCACACAGACACGCCAAAACATACCACATACCGTACACGTACTCTATCGCACACTTAACTTACCATACACATTTATACTCCATATGCTCAACTCACTATCTAGAACACTTTACTCAACACACATACTTACGTTATCTCTCTCTAGCACACAGACTTGCACGTACTCCAACCTTCAACTCCATCCCCTCGGCAATGTAACGTCacaatatctcaaaaaataagaCGGAAAAATTGTAGGACCTTACGCAATGATCTGAAGTATAAATAGGCAAGAGGGCCCTTAAAAATAGAAGGGCTCAAAGTTATTTCCTCGAGACAGCCATCCCAGCGTCCTGACACTGCTTTTATTCCTGACATTTCTGAGACTTTTGGCATTCCTGGCACTCCTGACACTGCTTCAGTTCCtgacatttttaaaacttctGGCATTCCTGGTACTCCGGACACTGCTTCCGTTCCTGACTTTTCTGAGACTTCGGGCATTCCTGGCACTTCTGATACTCTAAAGACTGGTTGTATTTTTGACTCCCCTGATACTCCTAACAATCCTACCACTCTTGACACTATCTCGTTACTTATGATGGAAGGAGGTGGTTGTTCGACTACTGCTTCACTTGATATGTACGATATATTACGAAACGAAGGTAAAGGGAGTTGTCTTTTTCGAGCACTCTCACAAGCTTTGTTTGCACATGAAAATGAGCACATCCACCTTCACTTCATCTTAGTTCAAACTGTTTTTGAAAACTgggaaactgaaaaaaattatcttctgTTGGGATATGATGTTTCGACTTTTCAATCACGTAACCAATGCAAAAGATCATTGAGAAAAACTTCAGAATTTGCAATACAGTTCGAAATAAATGCTTTCTCTAAAACATTTAACATTCCTGTTAggttatttatcaaaaattatagtactgATACGATATTTTCCCTTCAATCGACTTTTTCTAACAAACCTGTTGCAAATGAAGATGATTACAGTAATTTGTTGTTTAGCGGTAATTATAATGAAGgtcattttgaattattaaaaaacaaatttaaaaaaaatgtaaaatacaatttgaattcttttcaatctaAATTTACTTACAAGCTTTGCTTACGTCAGAATAAATTTTGTGAATTTAatagtattaaatatattgataaagaaaaattggATAACGTCGATATAATTGAACCAGAAATTCCTATCAGTTGTAAAGCGAGCAGTACttctataattaataatggtgataataataaattaactgatGTTGACAGTGACAACAATTATAATAGTTTGATCAGcgaaattaatactttattgaGTGATTGTAAATATAGTTCTAGCAAAGATATTGAAGATAAGTTTTGTAGTTTAGATAATATTAAATCTGAAAATCGTGATATTCTAAAAAATAGTGAAGTTTAAAATACAAATGGCGCTGAAAAAGATGTTAATTTAGATCAAGATTAAATCATGACTTTTACACCACTTCAAGATTCGAGTAATCTTCCGACTTTGCGTACTGATAATAAAGActtctttaatttaattgagtcTGATCATGAAGATTatcatgataaaaataatattcttccTTCGCCTGCGAAGTCGATTTCATCGAGTAGTGAATTTATCTTATCGAAGGACGAAGATTGCAGTTCAGATAATgctgaagaaaaagaaaagattcgaaaataataaaaaaaaaaacaaacaattatctgataatgaagaaaatgattttaaaataaatactgtttgagcaaaaaaaatattgatgggGAATATTTAGGAGAAGACTCATTTCTTACGAGTAAAGTAgcaacaagaaaaaaattatatgagcGTTGATTTATTGCGAGCtgtaataaaagaatatatgAGAACTGAGTTAAACTGTTACTGTACATTGGCTTTTGAATCAGGGTTTCGAGAAAACAGTGTAAATGTCGTTGGGTATGCACCGTGCAAAGTTACAAGTCACGGCACCAAGTATAAATTTGAAGTTATTAAAAGAGATGGTCATTACGTTCAACTAGATGTATCCAgtaatatgaaaattcaattttcacaTAAGCCTCATGACGATCCATTCACTCAGGTTAGAGGTCCTTGTCGAAAgcagtttttcaaacttttgaaatatCGATCTAGTAAAGATCTATATCTCGACAATTGTCGTGAAAGTTATCAGGAATATAATGAATAAGGTTATACTGATAAAGAAGTAAAGATAGCCAGCGTTGAAAGAATAGCTTCCGAAGGTAAAGTAGCCAAtcgaaaaaaactaaaa
The DNA window shown above is from Microplitis mediator isolate UGA2020A chromosome 1, iyMicMedi2.1, whole genome shotgun sequence and carries:
- the LOC130673076 gene encoding uncharacterized protein LOC130673076, which produces MYIYRHCFAYQFHDAVQQVTADSQAIADWARSHGLMINLSKTTAMILGSSSKLKQLQSLDVPPIQIDNSQIPYVNSTKCLGFIIDQNLSWNSHILQTTRKVNFALHSLKVRKNIYTTEIRKLLVTATILPLIDYCSIVLIDSTSENNLKLQRAVNSSIKFIFNLKKYDHISPYRQELG
- the LOC130673083 gene encoding uncharacterized protein LOC130673083 gives rise to the protein MFLTEFFDIYSKLAPNFKNIVIAGDLNCNLLENSYVANHLKDFITESSLHCIPYGATFHKNGCDSWLDVILVDSEDKLVFFAKSDSPFADGHDYLLCQYKVDQLQPISKKITFRNLKNCDQQALSDSLFNSLKIDNSVLEKSDPNELLSIFKSNELALLDQHAPNHTKNISRRSNPWFTKELKNKCKERDELYKRAKRNHDQTLLTQYKIKRKYVKAEIAQVREFYLKTALYNLPFGFSVWGKLKHLGLTKTNPSSPLNFFDALELNEYYASIVRKHPAVNSEFLDSLPISFQRQVDCSFHWEKIDIVDVTKALQLTLMKSKGNSPDGLDLRWLKDHLPQISLFLTALFNRSLDTCIFPEIWKIIYIIPLNKITLPRSPSDTRPIANLSH